In Pirellulales bacterium, the sequence AAGGATTGCCGCCATTGGTGTTTTGGCGATGTTGGCCGCCACTGTGAATTTCGTTGCCGATTTTGCCGCCGCCCAGCAGCCGTCGGCCCGCAAGGCGCCGCCGAGGGGGTTTCGCCGGCTCGGGCCGGGCGTCGAGACCACGATCCCGCGCCCCCTGGATCCGCACGATACGGTCACGCGGCACAACATGGTCGAACTGCTGGCGCCCGGCGTGGTGCCCGATCTCGATTGGACCCCCACCTACAGTTCGCCCACCAAGACGCTGAAGTCGCTGGCCACCGACCGAGCGTTCTATCGAACGGCGTGGTATCTGCAGTTCACCTTCAAACCGCTGCGGCTGATTCAGGTCGATGTTCCCGGCCCGAACGGGCAGCTCGAGCGGAAAGTGGTGTGGTACATGGTTTACCGGGTACAAAACCTCGGCGGGCAATTGAAGCCGGTTCCCAAAGAACCGCAAACGGCCGATGAATTGGCCGCCGCCCCGGATGTGCAATCGGTGGACGACATCGGGCCCCCCGGCATCGTCTTCATTCCCAAATTCTCGCTGGAAGCGACCATCGAAGGCCAACAGCAAGCCTACGCGGACCGCTTGATTCCCGTGGCCATCGACGCCATTCGCCGCCGCGAAGACCCGAACCGCAAGCTGCTCGATTCGGTGATGGTCAGCAGCCACCCGATTCCGCTCAGCACGCCGACCGGGGATCGCAGCGTGTGGGGCGTCGCGACTTGGACCGATATCGATCCGCGGATCGATTTCTTTTCGATTTATATCAATGGCCTCACGAACGCCTATCGCTGGACCGACCCGGCTCCGGAATCTCTGAAGCCGGGCGATCCGCCGGGCACGGGCCGCCAGTTCACCCACAAAACCTTGCAATTGAATTTCTGGCGGCCGGGCGATGAATTCGCTCTTTCCGAAGACGAAATCTATTTCGGCGCCCCGGCCGACAAAGTGGCGAAGCACACCAATCCCGACGAGGCCACGGCACCGGCCGAGGAGCCCTCGCCAATTGGCCGGAATTGGGATAAGATCATTGACTACCGCTGGATTTTCCGCTAAAAGAGGCGGCTCGACTGGCGGGACCGGCAGGGTTTTTGATTTTGGTGCGCAGGATTTCGCTGCCGGATGCCGGCCGAAGTTGCCCGCGCCGCCGCCATACGCAACTTTTTCAACATTCGAGCGTGGCTGGCCAGATCGGCCTCCAGGGAGCATACGATGGCACACAAAAAGGGCCAAGGGTCTAGCCGCAACGGACGCGATTCGCAGCCGCAGAAGCGAGGCGTCAAGCGCTTCGGCGGCGAACAGGTAATCGCCGGCAATATCCTCGTCCGCCAGGTCGGCAACCGCTTTCACCCGGGCCGGAACGTCGGCCAAGGGAAAGATTTTACGCTTTTTGCCCTGATCGACGGCGTGGTGGCCTTCGACCGCGAGGGGCGCCGTGTCAACGTGATCAACGCCAATTAGCGCAGTCCGGAAACCAACCTCGGCGACTGCCGCGAGATGACTGCCGCGAAATGACTGCCGCGCCCGACGGCTTCGCGCTTAGCAGTACCCACAATATTCACTGGGGGCAACCGAAAACGTCTCGGTCTGAAAGGCCGACTCTGCCAGCCCAGGCCGGAGCGCTTGTGAAAGAATGGGGACTGGCTCCGAACTCGCTCGATGAAACATCGGCAAAAATGGTCGGCGCGAGGTGCCTGTCCCCATTCTTTCACGTCCTCGGAGGCCTGGGGCAACCGCCCCGCACGACGCGTCGGCCCTGACAGGGCCGTTCAATTAGGCCGCGATTTGTGGAACGGCCCCTCCAGGACCGGACAACTTCGATGCATCGCGTAGCCAGGGCGACGCCGCTTCCGCGCGACTCCGCCCTGGGCTGACGCAACGAGCCTTTCAGGCTCAGATTTCGGATGCAATCGGCGTGATGACAGCAGCGGCATTTTTTACCAACGAACGCTGGTTCACTTCGGCCCCTCGGCCAAGCCGGGAACGCACGGCCTGCGGACCTAATGGCCACGTCGCGCGACCACTCTGAGCCAATTCCCCCGGCGTGAGCAATCATGTTTGTCGACCGCGTCAAAATTCAGGTTGCGGCGGGAAAAGGGGGCAGCGGCTGCCTTAGCTTTCGCCGGGAAAAATTCATTCCGCGCGGCGGTCCCGATGGCGGCGATGGCGGCCATGGCGGCAGCATAATCCTCGTCGCGCAGGCGGGCGTCGATAGCCTCGCGCCGCTGGCCCATCGCAAACATTGGCGAGCCGAAAATGGCACGCCCGGCAGCGGCAGCGATTGCCATGGCCGAAGCGCCGAGGATCTCGTGCTGCACGTGCCTCCCGGCACCGTCGTGTTCGACGCCGATGGAGCGTTCTTGCTCAAAGACTTGGCGCAGATCGGCGAGCAAGTGGTCGTCGCCCGCGGCGGCCGCGGCGGCTATGGAAACGCCCACTTCAAAACGTCGACCAATCGCGCCCCGCGCGAACACACGCCCGGCGGCGAAGGCGAAATTCGCAATCTGCTCCTGGAACTCAAAGTGATCGCCGATGTCGGCCTGGTCGGCAAACCGAACGCAGGCAAGAGCACGCTGCTCAGCCGATTGTCGCGAGCCCGGCCGGAAATTGCCGACTATCCGTTCACCACGAAGCACCCCATCCTGGGCTTGGTGGATGTCGACGCCGACCATTCGTTCGTAATGGCCGACTTGCCCGGGCTAATCGAAGGCGCCCACGCCGGCGTGGGCCTGGGGCACGAATTCTTGCGGCACATCGAACGAGCCGGCATCATCGTGCATTTGATCGAACCCCTGCCGGCCGACGGCTCCGATCCGCTTGCCAATTATCACACGATCCGATTCGAAGTGGAGCAGCACGCGGCGGAACTGGGCACGCGCCCAGAGATCCTACTGCTCAGCAAGTGCGAACTTCCCGGCTCCGACGAAGTGCATCGCCGGCTGAGCGAAGCGCTCGGCCGCGAAATCCTCCCCGTGAGCGCCGTGACGGGCCAAAATCTCGACAAGCTGCTCTGGAAAATCTCCACTGCTCTGGAGGAAAAGAAACGGCAGCCTCCCAAAGCGGACGAAGGCAGTGCACTCACCCGGAGCCGCGGAGACGCCTCGCAGCAGAAGTCCGACGCGGAAGTGAAGGTCGAGTGATCGCGGTTCCACATTGCGAATACCGATCGATCCGACGGCGATGAATTTGTAATTCTCCGCGCCTCCGCGGCGCCGCGTGATTCTTCCGCCAAGCCGCGCGCCCCGGCTTGTGGCCAATTCGGCCGCTTGCAATGAGTGTACATTTGTATTCTAATGCCGCGTAGACAACTCGGCACGAGGCACTTGTGACGGGCGATGCGGCGGAGGCTTTAAGACTTTGCGACAGTGACAACTTGCGACAGTGACAACTTGCGATTGTGACAACTTGCGACTGTGACAATGTGCGATTGTGACAACTTGCGATTGTGACAACTTGCGATTGTG encodes:
- the rpmA gene encoding 50S ribosomal protein L27, whose protein sequence is MAHKKGQGSSRNGRDSQPQKRGVKRFGGEQVIAGNILVRQVGNRFHPGRNVGQGKDFTLFALIDGVVAFDREGRRVNVINAN